In Stigmatopora argus isolate UIUO_Sarg chromosome 10, RoL_Sarg_1.0, whole genome shotgun sequence, the following proteins share a genomic window:
- the LOC144083643 gene encoding out at first protein homolog has translation MYVSDVKVLLLWPLLIVCVRGLGSELRVRVRLDDGMVTEEVLEADSERDFISVEFKQGDGTLITLMVDFKQRSKQLLGLRFI, from the exons ATGTATGTGAGTGACGTTAAGGTTCTGCTGCTTTGGCCGCTGTTGATCGTCTGTGTTCGGGGTCTGGGATCCGAGCTGAGGGTTCGGGTCCGGCTGGATGACGGGATGGTGACCGAGGAGGTGCTGGAGGCGGATAGTGAGAGGGATTTCATATCGGTGGAGTTTAAGCAAGGGGACGGGACGCTCATCACCTTGATGGTTGACTTCAAACAG AGGTCAAAACAGCTGCTCGGACTTCGATTTATCTAA
- the tlcd5a gene encoding TLC domain-containing protein 5a yields the protein MALLPSEENMVVFGALLSLAGWASLYFALCHLNGRRSCEWNCRLVTLLHGILAVCVTAYIGYVDGPWPFNNPGTKNTPLQISVMLLSLGYFVFDMAWCVYFRTEGAVMLAHHSLSILGILLTLWLGESGVEGCAVLFGSEVTNPLLQTRWFLKQTGRNGTPLANAVDALFVLLFVLMRVFVGGTMLYCELISPRPRFFIKCGGVALYALSWVFTVDIVRFALRKSRSWQGRRKERREDANGHKGKID from the exons ATGGCCTTGTTGCCTTCAGAGGAGAACATGGTCGTGTTCGGCGCCCTGCTGAGCCTCGCCGGTTGGGCGTCCCTCTACTTCGCCCTGTGTCACCTCAACGGCCGTCGCAGCTGTGAGTGGAATTGCCGACTGGTCACCCTGTTGCACGGCATCCTGGCTGTGTGCGTCACGGCCTACATCGGCTACGTGGATGGACCGTGGCCTTTCAATAACCCAG GTACGAAGAACACACCTTTGCAGATAAGCGTCATGTTGCTGAGCCTAGGCTACTTTGTCTTCGACATGGCCTGGTGCGTCTACTTCCGCACCGAGGGGGCCGTCATGCTGGCCCACCACAGCTTGAGCATCCTGGGAATCCTGCTCACCCTCTGGCTGGGCGAATCCGGCGTCGAGGGCTGCGCCGTCCTCTTCGGCAGCGAGGTCACCAATCCGCTGCTTCAGACGCGCTGGTTCCTCAAGCAGACGGGACGCAACGGCACCCCCCTGGCGAACGCCGTGGACGCGCTCTTCGTACTGCTCTTCGTGCTCATGCGAGTCTTCGTGGGAGGCACAATGCTCTACTGTGAGCTCATCTCGCCGAGGCCCAGATTCTTCATCAAGTGCGGAGGCGTGGCCTTGTACGCGCTCTCTTGGGTTTTCACCGTGGACATTGTTCGCTTCGCCTTGCGCAAGAGCCGGAGTTGGCAGGGACGTCGGAAGGAACGGCGAGAGGACGCCAATGGTCACAAAGGAAAGATTGACTGA
- the oafa gene encoding out at first protein homolog: MTIKAFRSFKATLQNGNAVRHGSSLFSWQEVKIFRALILGELERGQNQYQALCFISRLSRNEIIPSESMARLRQKNPHAIRLAEERRGAEQLAMSAGVNASRAWQLSGHVHNMCSEAREAIYTTEADVKHWLDKGRDGSTFEVLPHNSETPQFRACHATGDLWQPCLCTYALRLEWYPCLLKYCRSREPTGRGSSYKCGIKSCSKGYRFTYYVPQKQLCLWDEETLV, encoded by the exons atgacaataaaagcattccgtTCTTTTAAAGCCACATTGCAAAATGGAAACGCCGTTCGTCATGGCTCGTCTCTGTTCTCTTGGCAGGAAGTGAAGATATTCCGAGCACTCATCCTGGGCGAGCTGGAAAGAGGACAGAACCAGTACCAGGCCCTGTGCTTCATCTCGCGCCTGAGCCGCAATGAGATCATTCCCAGCGAGTCCATGGCCCGCCTCCGACAG AAAAACCCTCACGCCATCCGCCTGGCGGAAGAGCGTCGCGGCGCCGAGCAGCTGGCCATGAGCGCCGGGGTCAACGCCAGCCGAGCCTGGCAACTGAGCGGCCACGTCCACAACATGTGTAGCGAAGCCCGCGAGGCCATCTACACCACGGAAGCTGACGTCAAGCATTGGCTGGACAAAG GCCGTGACGGCTCCACGTTCGAGGTACTACCCCACAATTCCGAAACGCCCCAATTCCGCGCCTGTCACGCCACGGGCGACCTCTGGCAGCCGTGCCTGTGCACGTACGCCTTGCGCCTGGAGTGGTACCCCTGCCTGCTCAAGTACTGCCGCAGCCGCGAGCCCACGGGCCGAGGCTCCTCCTACAAGTGTGGCATCAAAAGCTGCAGCAAAGGCTACCGTTTCACATACTACGTCCCCCAAAAACAGTTGTGCCTCTGGGACGAGGAGACTTTAGTTTGA